From the Burkholderia sp. WP9 genome, the window ACATGAAGCGGTAGACCCCGAAAATCACCGCAACCCCTTCAACAGGCAGGATGCCGGTCGACGCCACCGTCGCAGCAAACACCACAAACGATCCGCCTGACACCGTGGCCGCACCCTTGGAGGTCAACAGCATCAACAGGAGCAGGCCGACCTGATGCTGCAGCGTAATTGGCACGCCATACGCATGAGCGATGAACAGCACGCCCATCGACATGAAAAGCGATGTGCCGTCGAGATTGAACGCATAGCCGGTAGGCAACACGAGACCGACTGTCTGCTTCGCGCAACCGAGCCGTTCGAGCTTGATTAAAAGGCGCGGCAGCGCGCTCTCGGACGACGCGGTACCCAGCACGATAAAAATTTCGTCCTTGATATAGCGGAGGAAGCGCCACAGACTAAAGCCTGCCAGTTTCGCGATGATTCCCATGACCACGACGATGAACAGGATCACAACCGCGTAGAAACTGAGAACGAGTTGGGCAAGTGCAATGAGCACGGCGGTGCCGTTGCTGCCCACCGCGTAAGCGACGGCGCCGAAGGTGCCGAGCGGCGCCAGCTTCATCACGAGGTTGATGAACGAGAACAGGACTTCGGAAACAAGATCGAGTCCCTCGTTGATCCTGACGCGGCGGCGTTCAGGAATCGCGAGTATCCCGATACCGACCATCACAGCCAGCACCACCACCTGCAGCAGTTCTCCTTTCACGAAGGCGCCGATGAAGTTATCCGGCACGAGGTGCATGACAAACGCGACGAAGCCTTGTGATTCCATTTTTGCAACCGCCGGCGGCGCTGCTCCGACGGCGATGGCCGTCATGCCCTTTCCGGTTTGCAGCAGGTTGCCAGCCAGCAGGCCGACCATCAAGGCAATGGTCGATACCACTTCAAAATAGACAATCGAGCGCCATCCTACGCGGCCCGCGCTCTTGACGTCACCGGCCGACGCGATGCCATGCACGATGGTGAGAAACACGAGCGGCGCGACACCGGCCTTGATAAGCGACAGGAAGATGTCGCCCAGTACCTTCAGCTGCCCACCCACCTTCGGGAAAATCAGACCGACGGCAATCCCGAGGATCAGCCCGGTCAGAACCTGCATTCCCAGCCTGCGGTACCACGGCAGCCTTCTGGGCGGCGGAACGTCCGGCGATGCGTTTGATGCGTTATGGTTGTTCATGATGTGCGCTCCTCCACGTCTTTCAATCAAATGCCGCTGGACAATTCGACGGCGCGATCGACCATTTGTGGCGCGAGGCCGAGATAGTTGGCTGGATCGGTCATTCGATCGATAGCCGCGCGGTCGAAGTGCCTGGTAACTTCAGGCAGCGCCGCGAGCGCTTCGGCGAGCGTGCCGCCTTTCTCGTTCACGGTACGGCACGCGTCGTAGACGATATCGTGAGCCTGCTGGCGGCCGGTGAACGGCGCCATTCCCATCATGACTGCCTCCGCGACGATCAACCCCCGGGTGATACCCAGGTTGTGCTTCATGCGTTCGGTGTCGACGATCAATCCCCCTAGCGCAAACTTGGCCTGATGCAGCGCGCCAGCCGAAAGGATGAAGCTTTCGGGAATGGCGATCCATTCCGCGTGCCATGGGCCCGTGGCGCGCTCGAAGTCCTGGATCATCGCGTCGACCATTAGACCCGCTTGCTGCCGCACTGCTTTCGCCGCGGCAAGCATCAGTTCGCTGGAAATCGGATTGCGTTTTTGCGGCATGGTGCTGCTTGCACCGCGCCCCTTGACGAAAGGCTCGTACACTTCGGCGAACTCCGTCGACGCCATGATCATGATGTCGAGCGCGATTTTGCCGAGCGAACCCGTCACGAGCGTCAGCAGGTTGACGGCTTCGGCGAGACCATCGCGTGCTACGTGCCACGTGGTCGCGGGTACGCCGAGCTTCAGTTCATCGGCGAGCGCCTTCTGAACCTCGAAACCCTTGTCGCCGAGCGAGGCCAGCGTTCCCGCAGCCCCTGCGAATCCGACGACGGCCACCCTCGGCCGCAACTCTGCGAGGCGTTGTTGATGCCGGTCGAACATCGCGAGCCAGATGGCGACCTTGTAGCCAAACGTGATGGGCAGCGCCTGCTGCAAGTGTGTGCGGCCCGCCATCGGCGTATCGCGGTGTTTCTTTGCAAGACCGACCAGAATCGTGCGCAGATCGCGTATGTCGCTGTCGATTAGATCGAGCGCATCGCGCACCTGCAGCGAGACCGCCGTATCCATGATGTCTTGTGTCGTCGCGCCCCAATGGACGTAACGGCCCGCTTCGCCGCACATGCCGACGAGTTGGTGAACGAGCGGCAGAATCGGATAACCCACAATGTCTGTCTCCTCGCGCATGTGATCGAAATCGATCCGCTCGATCGTCGATTCACGGGCGATCACTTCAGCCGCATCGGCCGGAATCACGCCAACGCGCGCTTCAGCCCTGGCCAGCGCCACTTCCACGTCGATATAGCGCTGCACGAGCGCGTAATCGGAGAACAGCGCACGCATCTTCGGTGTGCCGAAGGCGTCGCGAAACAGGATTGAATCGACCACGGTGCTGGCCATAGGGACAGTGCGACTCGTCATGAAGACCTCTCGGAAGTGCAGGAAACCGGTTTTAAAAAGGGCCGGGACGATTCGCGGAAAACCATCGATATGTCCGGACATAAGTAAATTAATATGTTCGGACATGTTGAACAAGCTATGATTTACCCTAGCCCCTGATAAATTGACTCCATCGCCACCCAAAAATGAATCGACCGCACTTCGCCGACATCGCTCGCGACTTGACTGAGAGCATTGCGTCCGGCCGCTATCCGGTCGGCTCGTATCTGCCCACCGAACTTGAACTGCGCGACCACTATCAGACGAGCCGGCATACGGTTCGCGCAGCGCTGCATGAATTGCAGCAGTTGGGGCTCGTGTCGCGACGCAAGAACGCGGGAACGCGCGTTGAATCGACGCAGCCGAAGAACGAGTTTCGGCCTTCGCTCGCATCGGTGGACGATCTCGTTCAGTTCGGCTCCGAGCACTTGCGTCTGGTGCAATCGACGGAGGAGATCTTCGCTAGCGGCAAGCTCGCCAAAACGCTGAAGTGTGCTGACGGTGCGCGATGGCTGCGCGTTTCGAGCCTGCGCATCGACGGCGACAGGGAGAGTGCGCCGGTCGGTTGGACCGACGTATATATCGATCCGGCTTACACGGAAGTCGCAGATGCTGCGCGATCTCAACCGGATGCGCTTATCAGCTCGTTAATCGAAGCGCGTTATGGTCGCTGCATCGCGGAGATCCAGCAGGACGTGCACGCCGCGTTGATTTCGCAGGAGATGGCGGAAAGGCTGAAAGTCGATAAGGGCACTGCGGCGCTTGAGATTGTGCGGCGCTACCTCGACTCCGCGGGGGAAACCTTTGAAGTGTCGATAAGCGTCCATCCGGCTGAACGCTTCTCGGTTTCGATGCGACTGAAGCGCTCCGACGCTTAGCCGTTGCAGGGGTTGCAAGCAGACCAATCGACTGCAGTTTGCGGGCAATTGGCTGTTCCGTTTCAACCCCGATCGACCGCAATGCTTAAGGCAATTGCCGCTCCAGCCGGTGACCGCTTTGAATGCCATTGCCGACCGTGGAGGCATCTTCATGGAGGGCAGTTCAGGGTCGCGTGCTGTCGATCGCGACCGTTCTGCATTCCGAAGTTCATGCCGTTTGCATGAGGCAGAGGTCGGCCAACAAGCGACATGGGTGGTGCGCTTGCGTCAGACATCCGGAAGGCAGCGTGAACCGCGAACGGAGATTCGCCTCCGGCACGTCCGCCTCGCTCGCCGATGCTCGCAAGCGAGAGTGCCCCGACTATCAAGGTTGGAACACCGACGGTTCGAACGCGGCGAGTTGCACCAATTCATCAACAGCGACTTTGACTTTCGGCTGAAGGTGTCGTGTCTTCTGCCAGATCGCATGAATCGGTGTTGTCGTCGACAGGCTCGGCAGCACTTCTCGCAGCGCGCCCGTGCGCAAAGCATCTCGCGCCAGCCATCCGGGAAGCTGGGCAAGGCCGCAGCCCGTCACGCACGCGTTCAGCAAGGTGTCGCCGTCCGTCAACTCGTGACGCGCTCGCACATCGAAGTAAGCGGCTCCGCTGTCGTTCGCCGCATCTGCCAATAGCCAGCCGGACCGTACGTTGCTACGCCATCCGATCAAGCAATCGTGTGTGAGCAGATCGTCGCGCTGCACCGGTTCGCCGGTTCGTGCCAGGTAATCGGGCGCGCCGCAAATAACGAGCCTCTGCTCGCCCAGCTTACGCGCGACGAGATCCGGAAATGCATCGAGTGTGCCGATGCGCACCGCCAGATCGACTCCCTCGCTGACGAGATCCACCGCCCGATCCTGCAACGTGACGGCGAGATCCAGCCGCGGAAATCGCCGGGTCAGATTCAACAGTGCAGGCACGATGTGCCGGCGGCCAAAAGTCGTCGGAAGATCGACGCGCAGGCGGCCAATAGGTTGTTCGTGGCCCGTCGACAGAAAGGCTTCTGTTTGGTCCAGATCTTCAAGGATGCGTCGGCACGTGAGCAGGAAAGTCTCGCCCGCGGTCGTCAGGTCAATGCGGCGCGTCGTCCGGTGCAGCAGTTGCACACCGAGCCGCACCTCCAGCCGCGAGATGTTCTTGCCGACCGCGGAACCGGTAAGGCCCAGCAACTCACCGGCGGCGGTAAAGCTGCCGCGTTGAGCGTCCTTTCGGGGCGAACCAGGTCAATGACCGCGGCCACCCGCGGGTTTGCCAGCCGGCTTGCGTGAACCCGCGGCTGGCTTGCCGGCGGGTTTGCTGCGTGGCTTTTGCACGCTGAATGGGCTGCTGCCGGACAAGCTTGTGCCGCTTGTGCCGCTTGTGCCGCTTGTGCCTTTTCCCGCGGCCGCAGCGCGTTGCGCCGCGGGCTTGCGTTTGTTTTCGCCACCTTGCGGGCGCGGTTTCTTGCTGAGCACCTGTATGGCGCCTGCCGCGGCATGCGGGACTTTGGGCTTCTTAGGCTTCTTGGGTTTCTTGATGATCTGGCCCGTCGCGCTGGTTTCCGGCACGCGGTGTTCGGCTTCAAAACCCGGCTCTTCTTCACGGGGCAGTGTTTGCCGGATCAGTGCTTCAATCGCGGCCAGTTGCGGCGCTTCATCGGCACACACGAGCGACACCGCCACGCCGCTGGCGCCGGCGCGTCCGGTACGGCCAATACGGTGTACGTAGTCTTGCGCCACGATCGGCAGGTCAACGTTGATCACCAGCGGCAGGTCGTCGATATCCAGCCCGCGCGCAGCCACATCGGTGGCTACCAGCATATGTACTTCGCGCGTCTTGAAGCGCTCCAGCGCACGCAGACGCGCGGGTTGCGGTTTGTCGCCGTGGATGGTGTCGACCGCATAGCCCGCTTCATCCAGCATGGCCGCCAGGTAATCCACGCCATTGCGGGTTTTGACGAACACCAGCGCGTGTTGCCAGTTGTTCTCGGCCACGAGATGCATGAAGAGGTCTGGCTTGTTCCTCTTATCCACCGGCACTACCCATTGCTTGATCTTGCTGGCCGTCGCATTGGGCGGGCTGACGCTGATATTGACCGGGCCGCGCAGAATGCCCGCCGCCATGGCGCGGATATCATCGGTAAACGTGGCGGAGAACAGCAGGGTCTGGCGTTGAGCGGGCAAGGCAGCAAACACGGCGTTGAGTTCGCGCGCAAAGCCCAGATCCAGCATGCGGTCTGCTTCATCCAGCACCAGCGTTTGTATTTGATCAAACTGCACCGCATTTTGGCGATTGAGATCCAGCAAACGGCCCGGCGTGGCAACGAGCACATCCACGCCTTTGCGCAACTTCATCATCTGCGGGTTGATACTGACACCGCCGTAGGCGGCCAGAAATCGTAAGTCGAGGCCCTTGCCGTAATCGACAAAGCTTTGCAGCACCTGTTCGGCCAGTTCACGCGTGGGCACCAGCACAAGAACACGCGCGCGGTTGCTGGACACCGCCGGGCCGTGTTGCACTAGCCGTTGCAGCAGCGGCAGCGCAAAACCCGCCGTTTTGCCAGTGCCGGTTTGTGCCGCTGCCATGACGTCCTTGCCACTGAGCACAGCAGGAATCGCCTTGGCCTGAATTGGCGTAGGCGTCTGATAATTGAGGTCCTGCAGATTACGCAGCAAGGGATCGATCAGGCCAAGCGAGGCAAAAGACATTGGCGTATTCCGGGCTAAAGCCGCGATTTTAGCTGTTGCCGCCTGTTTTCGGCGCAGATCATGGTCGAGCACATCGACGTTGATCGCCACTGAAAAACGTAGCTTGCCGGGCACCGCGTCCGCACGCTGTACTCGGTTAGCAATGACGTAATCGTGCACCGAAATCGGCTTTTGGCCCGTTATCTGCTCGACCAGATCTTTAGTGCCAGCGAACTCGCCTGCCTGATAGCCGCAATACACCGCCGTAATGTGCTGGATGAAATACCGCGGCAATCCAAATTGGTTATGCGCTCGCCAGTATGGTGAATCGTACTGGCGGTTCAATCTCCGAAGCGGGCTGCCGCGATAGCTCGTTCGCCGCCTCCACTCACATCATCTCGGGGCGGCTCAGTTTCGTTCCGTCGGAAAAGCGGGCAAGTTGGTAGGGCCTAATGTCGAACTGCAGCGCCTCGTCCATTACCAGCCGGCTCACGAGCACCCCTGCGCCTGGCCCAAGTCCAAAGCCGTGTCCACTGAACCCGGACGCGATCACGAGACCGGGGTTCGCATCGACCTTCGAGATGACGGGAACGAGGTCCGGCGTCGTGTCGATCGCGCCCGCCCATGCGTGAGCGATCCGCAAGCCCGCGAGCTCGGGAAACACGCTGGCCACGTTTTGCAGGGCACGTCCGAGCCATTCGGTATCGGGCCGGGGATCCAGCACCCGCGTTGCTTCGAACGGCGAGACGTCATCGTCGCGCCAGTTCGCGCTTGCCTCCGGTCCGTGGAAGAAGCTGGCACCGACGCGAACCTTCAGTTTTTTCTTCAGCTTGCTGCGGAACATGGTGCGAAACTTCACCGAATGCCGCAGGTTTTGCGGTGCGAGTTCCACGCGTCCATAGCCGGGGACAGCGATCGTATAGCCGCCGTCCAACCGTCTCCTCAGCGCGAAGTTAGGCCCTGAGAAACAGCCTTCGATGACCCCCGGCGCCTCAGCAGTTCGCAACGCCGTTCCCATCACGTTGATGGAGGGTAGATCGATGCCGTGATGCTGGCAGAACAACGCGCTCCAGGCGCCTCCCGCGAGAACGACGGTATCGGCTGCGAGCCGGCCGCGTTCTGTCCAGATGCCGGAAACACGCCCCGCACTCGTGTCGAGACTTCGTACCGCGCAGTTCTGAAATACCTTCGCGCCGAGACCTTGCGCGCCGCGAGCAATCGCAGGCGCGGCTTTCGACGGTTCGGCGCGGCCGTCCGTGACCGACCACAGCCCGCCAGCCCATTTCGCGCGTCCGGACGGAATGCGCGCGGCCAACTCGCGCGCACTGAGTATCTCGCTGTTAAAGCCGACTTCCCGGGCGCGGGCCAGCCACGATTCCCATTGCGCGATGTCAGACTGATGCTCCGTGCCGTACAGGATGCCCGCCTGACGAAACCCAATGTCCTCGCCCAGTTCCTCGCTCAGTTCGCTCCAGCGCTTGAGGCTCTGCATCGCGAGGGGCAACTCATGGAGGTCGCGATTCTGCTGACGCACCCAGCCCCAATTACGCCCCGACTGCTCGCAGCCGATGACGCCCTTTTCGAGCAGAGCCACCTGGACGCCGCGACGTGCCAGTTCATACGCAGTGCTGACGCCAATAATGCCGCCGCCTATTACCGCGACATCACATCGCTCGGGGAAACCTTCGCTGTCCGTGACTTCGTCGATCCTTAGCATTTCACCGCCGTTGGTTGCCGCTTACCGGTAGGTTACGGCTGTCGAGACCGTCGGAGATGCGCACCTGAAGGGCGATTTCATCTTCCGAAGGTCATGGCCAGGATTTTCGTGTCTTCCACCGCTTCGCCGATAGGACGATCCTGTTGTATCCCAAAGCCATACAACAATAGGCCACCAGGCATTGAGGCAAATCGTCAATCGTCTACCGAAGAAGGCAGCGGTTCGCTCTGTCAGCGCTGGACGAGGACCACGTGCGCCTGGGTCTTTGCGTCGACAGATCCCGTGCCGAATCGCTCAATGATCGCGGTCTCACACGCTGTCGTAGCCTCGTCAATACCCGCACCGTGACGGGCCTCGATCTCGTTGCGCAACGGCGTCCCCTGGCAATAGGCGACGGCCGCCACGCGAGCCGATGCCGCGCGGCTGCGCGCCGCAATCGTCTCGAACTGCGGCGCCGCACTGAAGCCCGCATCCGCGAGATCGCGCGAAATGGCTTGCTTGTCGAAATAGCCATGCGGTGTGCGCACCATGAAGAGCGGCGGGTCCACGGGGAAGAGGCTGGCGAGCGCCGCCGTGACGGTATCGGCTAACTCGTTTTCCTCGATACGATCCCAGACGTTGAACAGAAACACGCCGCCGGGCCGAAGTACGCGCCGAGCTTCGGAAAACGCGCGCGCTTTATCCGGAAAGAACATGGCCCCGAACTGGCAGACGACAACATCGAAACTCGCGTCGGCGAACGGTAGCCGGGTCGCGTCTGCCTGTTGCCATATTACTGACGTTGGAGTGCCGATTGCCGCGGCGCGATCGAGCATCGGCTGATTCAGGTCGGTTGCAACGAGGTCGACATGCGCGGGCAATGCATACGCCATCGCGCGGGTCACTACGCCAGTGCCGGCTGCGGTCTCAAGCACGTGGGACGGATGGTGCGCAGCTACCCGCTGCGCGAGATCCACCGCGTAGGGTTCGAAGATCAGCGGAACAAGATGGCTGTCGTAGAGCTCGGGGATTGAGCCAGCGAAGCGGCTGTCGGTACCGATGCTACCCATTGCGCCTCCTTCATGCTCTTGCGGAAATTATAGGCGCAGTAAGATGTTTGACGGCCTTCCCCACGAACGCGCGGCGTTGCCCTTGAAGCAGTGATGTGGTCCAACCGTTGCGTCTAGATTCGGGAGAGGCGCTTTCTACCGGGATCGACGCACATGCTCGAACATGCATCGAACTTCATCGCCGTAGTCACCCTCACCCGAGACCAAGTTCGAAGCAGTCGAATCCAACCGGTTAGTTCATCAAAGCGAACGCTCGATTGCCTGCCCGAGCAGCGCCAGCCCCAGGTCGATCTCATCCTCGTGCACGGTCAACGGCGGCGCGATCCGGAAGACACCGCCCATACCAGGCAATTGCACGATATTCATGCTGAGCCCCAGGTTCATGCACTCGCGGGTGATTTTGGCGCCCAGCCCATCCGCCGGCTCCTTGGTGCGGCGGTCTTTGACGATCTCCATGCCGAGGAGCAGCCCTCGTCCGCGAATGTCGCCGATGCACTCGAAGCGTTCCATCAGATCCAGCAGCCCGCGTTTGAGTCGCGCGCCCATCACGTTCGCACGCGCAACAAGCCCTTCACGCTCGACCACATCCAGCACCCGCAGACCAACGGCCGCAGGAAGCGGGTCGGACACATGGGTCGTATAGAACAGATAACCCAGTTCATGGGCGCGCTCTTCGATCTCGGCCGAGGTCACGACGGCCGCGAGCGGCAGACCGGCGCCCAGCGTCTTCGACAGGGTAAGAATATCGGGCGTGACGCCGTCGCGCTGGCAGGCGAACATCGTGCCCGTGCGCCCGATGCCGGTTTGCGCTTCATCGAGAATCAGCAGCATGCCGCGCTCTTCACATTTGCGCTTCAGTGCGGCCATGTAGCCTTCCGGCAGTTCGATGATGCCGCCGGAACTGAGAATCGGCTCGGCAATAAAGGCGGCGAGATTGCCACTCGACTGACGATCGATGAGATCGAACGCGTAGTCCAGCTCCGCCAGATAATCGTATTCACCATGGCGCTCGAAACGCGGCCGGTACGGGAATGGAGCAGGGATTGCAAACGAGCCGACGGCGGCGGGGCCGACGCCTTTGCGACCGGCGCTGTAGGTCGCGGATGCCGCACCGCCCGTCATGCCGTGCCACGACTGCGCGAAACCGACTATTTCATATTTGCCGGTGACCAGCTTTGCCATGCGAATGGCGGCCTCATTCGATTCCGCCCCCGTACTGAGCAACAGAGCCCGGTCGAGTCCGTCAGGCGTGATCTCGGCCAAACGGGTCGCCAGGTCGACAACCGGACGCGAAAGCATCCCGCTAAAAAGGTGATCGAGCTTGCCGGCGTATTCATTGATGACCGCCACGATGTCCGGATGGCTGTGCCCAAGCACCGCGCTCATTTGCCCCGAGGTGAAATCAAGAATCGCGCGGCCGTCCGCGTCATAGACGAAACTGCCCTGCGCGCGCTCGATGATCATCGGCTCGAAGGTGCCGCCGTAGCGAATCAGGTGCTGCCTGGCGTTGCGCCAGAAAGTTGCATCGTTGTTCCGGGACACTTTGCTTCTCCTTGGCTTGGGCGGGAATGCTTGCAGTCTAAATGGCTCTCTGGTTTCATAGAACCTAATAGTTCTTATGGAAGATAGAAGTGGGCCTAATATCTTGAGTCTTTCACTCGAAATCGATCTGCTGCGTTCGTTCATCGTCGTGGCCGAAGTCCGGTCGCTCAGCCGTGCGGCGAACCGGATCGGCCGGACCCAGTCCGCGCTGAGTCAGCAGATGAAGCGCCTCGAAGAAATCATCGACCAGCCGCTGTTCCAGCGCACGGGGCGCGGCGTGGTGCTGACGAATCCCGGCGAACGCCTGTTGATCCACGCGCAACGCATTCTGCGACTGCACGACGAAGCGATCGCCGATCTGTCGGGCAAGGGGCTGTCGGGCACGATCCGCTTCGGCTGCCCGGACGATTACGCCGCTGTTTTCCTGCCGCATTTACTGCGTCAGTTTTCGAGCCTGCATCCTCATGCGCTGGTGGAAGTCGTCTGCGCGCCAACGCCGCGCTTGCTCGAACAACTAGAAATGCATGCGCTGGATCTTGCGATGATCTCGTTGCCGGAAGACGCGGCCAACGACGACATCATTCGTCGCGAACCGTTAGTCTGGGTCGGCTGCCCGGGACTGGATTCCGCGCACTTCGACCCGTTGCCGCTGGCGCTCTCCGATCCCGACACACTCGACCATGTGGCAGCGTGCGAAGCGCTGCGACGCGCGGGCAGGGATTACCGCATCGCCTATGCGAGCAGCAGTCTCGCCGGTCTCACGGCCCTGGTCCGTTCGGGCCAGGCGTTCGCCGTCATCACGCAGACTGCCGTCGCCGCCGATCTCCACATACTCAATGGCGATCCGACGCTTCCGCCATTGCCTACTATCGGCATTTCCCTGAAGTTCGAGCGGAAGCGTCCCGCTCATCTGATCACGGTATTCGCGGAACACATCAGGCTGACACTTCCGTTGCTGTGATCGATCGGACTCGGAAGAGGGCGGTGGTCCAGCGATGGGCGGCGCTCAGTTCAGTCGCCTGTCGCGTGCCGGTGGTTTGCGCGAGATGCAGCAGTGATCGGCCGCAAGTGCGCGATCTCACGGTCCGAATTCCTCGACCATCAAATCAATGAAAGCGCGCAATTTAGGCGTAGCGCGCCTCGCGGTAAAGAGCGCGTGCATTGGGCGTTCCGGCGCCTCGTACTTGCGCAGAAGACGTACGAGCCGGCCTGCGGCAATGTCGTCCCTGACCGCGATCTCCGGCGCGAGCGCGATGCCAAAGCCGTCAATCGCAGCGGCGATCAATGCCTTCGTATCGTTGGCCTGAAAGCGCCCGCTGACCGTTACCGCATGTTTGCCGCGCGCGCTGCCGAAGACCCATTCGTTGTACGGAGGTAGTGACGTGAAGGAGAATCCAAGGCATTCATGCTTGGCCAGTGCTTCCGGCGTTTTGGGTTCACCACGCTCTTCCAGATAAGCCGGCGACGCACAGGCGAGCAGTCGGTACGGCATGAGTGGTTTCGCGATCATCGACGAATCCGACAGCGCGCCGAGCCGGATCGCCACCTCATACCCTTCATCCACGAGATCCACAAAACGATCGGTCAACGTGAGATCGACCTGGACTTCGGGATGCTCGCGAAGATAACGGGTAATCAACGGCGCGAGGCAACACGATCCAAATGTGACCGGAGCGGTGACACGCAGGCGTCCGCGCGGCGAGGCTGAGAAATCCATCGCTACCGATTCCGCCGCCTCAGCGTCCGCCAAGAGGGCCTTGCAGCGCTCATAGAAAATCTGGCCGATTTCAGTCAGGCTCTGGCGCCGGGTTGTCCGGGCAAGGAGCGGCGCGCCGACACGCTCTTCGAGTGCGATCACATGTCGTCCAGCCATTTGCGACGAGATACCGAAGGCGAGAGCGGCCGCCGCAAACGAGCCGCTTTCGGCGGCTTTCACGAAGATAGCCATGCTGGTCAGGCGGTCCATGATTCCCCACTTATAGTTTCTACAGGCGAACCAGAATCATCGTTTATCTCGGTTAGGTTTTCAATCATAGTGATTGCACGGTGCGGGCGGTGAATGGCGCCGCCCGCAGGTCCAACAGGAGATTGAAAATGAAGATGGGTATTCTGGGTGCGGGATTTCTTGGCAGGGCGCTCGCGACGCTGGCAAAGCAGAACGGCTACGAGGTGATGATCAGCAATTCGCGAGGCCCGGAAACGCTGATGAGCACGGCTGCGGCGACAGGTTACCGCGTCGGAACCGCGCGTGAGGCGGCGGTATTCGGCGACATTGTCGTGATCTCGGTGCCGCTGCGCAGCTATCTCACGCTGCCGGTTGCGGAACTGGAAGGGAAGATAGTGATCGACACCTGCAACTATTATCCCGAACGCGATGGCCATATCGATGCGTTGGACCAGTACACCCTGACCACCAGCGAACTGATGGCGCGCCACTTGCCCGGAGCTAGGCTCGTGAAGGCGTTCAGCGCGATTCTCGCCAAGGATCTCGAAACCGACGGCGTCCCGACTGGAAGACCCAATAGACGCGCGCTGCCAATCGCAGGGGACGACGTTGCGGCAAAGCAGGCGGTCGCCGGCATTCTCGATCAATTCGGCTTCGATGCGGTCGATGCGGGCTCGCTGTCCGCGAGTTGGCGCTTTGAACGGGCGAAGCCCGCCTATTGCGTTCGGCTGGATCGTGCCGGGCTTCTGGAGAAGTTGGCGCAAGCCGAGCGAAATGTGGAGTTGCCGCATGGTTCGTGGCGGCACTAGGCATCTCATTGCTTTGGGCAAGCGGCGGCGCGGATGTGCCGCCGGAGAGCATTTCTTTCGCTCGATGCGTGACGCAAACGCATCGAGCGGTGACGAAATCGCAAACGGGTCACGCCTTTTTCACGGTTCGGCAATCGTGAACCAGAAGTCGAACTTGTCGAACTGCCCGAGCATCTCCTTGAACTTCGCACGGTCACCGTCGAATGTTACCTTTCCGCTGTCTGCGAGGTTGCCGAGCTTGAGCTTGCCAAGAGCAATATCGTCGAGGGTCGAGCGGTCCAGCGTCACGGTGGCATCGGGGCTGGCGAGCGTTTTGCCCTTGCCGTAGTTCATCACGCCGTTCTTCACCGTCAGCGCATAGTTTTCCTTGATATCGGGGAATACGATGTTGAACGCGTAGCTCCTGTCTCCCACCCTCGGGCCGTTCAGGTGGATGGCGAGAAAATCCAGGAACATTTCGGTGGTCATGCCACGAATGATGTCAGGGGACGAAGTGTTCGGCGTGGCAACTTTCACCACTCCGCCGCGCAACTCCTGGGCGCCGCTCAAATAGAAGTTACGGGTCGGGCCTGACTCTGCCTGGTAACCCAACTGTTCGAGCGCGTCGGCCTCGAGGTTGCGCGCCGCCTGATTCTTCGGCTGCGCAAATACCAGCTTGTTCGTAATGGTTGCGGACCAGCGGTAGTCGCCTTTGTCGTAGGCGTCTTTTGCGCGCTTCATCAT encodes:
- a CDS encoding NADPH-dependent F420 reductase — translated: MNGAARRSNRRLKMKMGILGAGFLGRALATLAKQNGYEVMISNSRGPETLMSTAAATGYRVGTAREAAVFGDIVVISVPLRSYLTLPVAELEGKIVIDTCNYYPERDGHIDALDQYTLTTSELMARHLPGARLVKAFSAILAKDLETDGVPTGRPNRRALPIAGDDVAAKQAVAGILDQFGFDAVDAGSLSASWRFERAKPAYCVRLDRAGLLEKLAQAERNVELPHGSWRH